In Eucalyptus grandis isolate ANBG69807.140 chromosome 4, ASM1654582v1, whole genome shotgun sequence, the following proteins share a genomic window:
- the LOC104428341 gene encoding nuclear pore complex protein NUP98A isoform X2: MFSGTNPFGQSSSSPFGTQSVFGQASNPTNPFAPKPFGSPNPFGTQTGSSMFGGTSTGVFDATQPSSPFSTTPAFGASSSPSFGTSTPAFGASSTPAFGSSSSAFGGSSFFGQKPSFGGFGSTPQTSPFGSTSQPSQPAFGGNVFGSSPTFGASSQSAFGGTSTPAFGSTSTPSFGASTSAFGQASTPAFGSSTPFGSTGTAFGSSTTPGFGTGGAFGTSSAPLFGSSSTPAFGASSAPLFGASSAPAFGASSTPAFGASSTPAFGASSAPAFGASSAPAFGASSSPSFSFGSSPAFGQSTSAFGGSPFGATSSPFGSQIGGQATTPTFGTSGFGQSPFGGQRGGSRVAPYTPTTEADNGSGTQGAGKLESISAMSVYKDKSHEELRWEDYQAGDKGGPNPAGQSAGAIGFGASSSTPSPAFGQSSPFASNTTSNPFASKPFSTGFGSSATPSISPFSSSTASTAPSLFGSTPTPAFGASSSSSIFPTSGPSAFGSSPSVFSSPTMGSSPFASSFTSQSTPLFSSTTPSFGQTGFGQSTSTFGQTASLFGQTTSPFVQTTTPSLGQTNMFNTPTGGFGGSSFPSTSQLPSTTPTGFSPINSFSTPFQSSQPAQTTSLFSFGHVGQTQTAATGGFGTQNIFGQSNLGNPSATLTPAVMQPVAVTNPFGTLPAMPQVSIGRTGTSSSIQYGISSMPVVEKPAPVRISSLLTSRHLSQRRIRLPIRKYHPKSDAPKVPFFSEDEETPSTPKADALFIPRENPRALVIRPSEQWPSRTSTEKPSPLKDTSGTGQENGGPVENGRVKDQTDHVRGSHKSNGDHDDHSVLKGDSSMTLNGHRAGEAAIVYEHGADIEALMPKLRHSDYYTEPRIQELAAKERAEPGFCRRVKDFVVGRHGYGSIKFMGETDVRRLDLEALVQFNNREVIVYPDDNKKPPIGQGLNKPAEVTLLNIKCSDKKTGQQWTEGPKIEKYKEMLKKKAEDQGAEFVSYDPVKGVWKFKVRHFSKYKLEDEVDDWNVSAASES; encoded by the exons ATGTTCAGCGGAACGAACC CTTTTGGGCAATCATCTAGCAGTCCTTTTGGGACCCAATCAGTCTTTGGGCAGGCAAGTAACCCAACCAATCCTTTTGCCCCAAAACCTTTTGGTAGCCCAAACCCTTTTGGCACTCAAACGGGGAGCTCCATGTTCGGTGGGACTTCAACTGGTGTTTTTGATGCTACTCAACCCTCTTCGCCTTTTTCTACTACGCCTGCCTTTGGTGCTTCATCTTCACCATCTTTTGGAACTTCAACACCCGCTTTTGGTGCATCATCAACTCCTGCTTTTGGGAGCTCTTCCTCAGCTTTCGGTG gatcttctttttttggacaaaagcCTTCTTTTGGTGGGTTTGGTTCGACCCCTCAAACAAGTCCATTTGGAAGCACAAGTCAGCCATCACAGCCAGCATTTGGGGGCAATGTTTTTGGTTCCTCCCCCACTTTTGGTGCATCAAGTCAGTCAGCATTTGGTGGTACTAGTACTCCTGCCTTTGGTTCTACCAGTACACCTTCATTTGGAGCTAGTACATCTGCCTTTGGACAAGCAAGCACTCCTGCCTTTGGTTCAAGCACTCCATTTGGGAGCACAGGCACTGCTTTTGGCTCATCAACCACCCCAGGGTTCGGCACTGGGGGAGCTTTTGGGACTTCCAGTGCACCACTTTTTGGATCTTCAAGTACCCCTGCATTTGGCGCATCCAGTGCTCCTCTATTTGGTGCTTCAAGTGCTCCAGCCTTCGGTGCTTCCAGTACTCCAGCCTTCGGTGCTTCCAGTACTCCAGCCTTCGGGGCTTCCAGTGCTCCAGCCTTCGGGGCTTCCAGTGCTCCAGCCTTCGGGGCTTCTAGTAGTCCATCCTTCAGTTTTGGCTCTTCTCCTGCTTTTGGCCAATCAACCTCTGCATTTGGTGGCAGTCCATTTGGAGCTACATCATCCCCTTTTGGATCCCAGATTG GAGGCCAGGCCACAACACCAACTTTTGGAACTAGTGGTTTCGGACAGTCACCTTTTGGAGGTCAGCGTGGCGGAAGTAGAGTGGCTCCTTACACACCAACAACTGAGGCAGATAATGGCAGTGGAACTCAAGGAGCTGGTAAGCTAGAGTCAATATCGGCAATGTCTGTATATAAGGATAAGAGCCATGAGGAGCTTAGATGGGAGGATTATCAAGCGGGAGATAAAG GTGGACCAAATCCTGCTGGTCAGTCCGCTGGTGCTATTGGCTTTGGtgcttcttcttcaactccTTCACCAGCATTTGGTCAATCATCTCCTTTTGCTTCCAACACAACCTCCAATCCTTTCGCTTCTAAACCCTTCAGTACTGGGTTTGGATCCTCGGCTACACCCAGCATTTCACCTTTCAGTTCTTCAACTGCATCGACTGCACCTTCCTTGTTTGGATCGACTCCAACTCCTGCATTTGGTGCCAGTTCATCATCATCCATCTTTCCTACATCAGGCCCTTCTGCATTTGGTTCATCGCCATCAGTTTTTAGTTCTCCGACTATGGGGAGCTCTCCATTTGCCTCTAGTTTTACCTCTCAGTCCACCCCATTATTTTCATCTACTACGCCATCCTTTGGCCAGACTGGCTTTGGACAGAGCACTTCTACTTTTGGACAGACCGCGTCTCTATTTGGACAGACTACATCTCCTTTTGTTCAGACAACTACTCCTTCGTTGGGTCAAACAAACATGTTCAACACACCTACTGGTGGGTTTGGGGGAAGTTCATTCCCAAGCACTTCACAGCTTCCTTCTACAACTCCCACTGGATTCAGTCCAATAAAT TCCTTCTCGACTCCCTTTCAATCATCTCAACCTGCCCAAACAACCAGTCTTTTTAGCTTTGGTCACGTGGGTCAGACACAAACAG CTGCTACCGGTGGTTTTGGTACCCAAAATATATTTGGCCAGAGCAACCTTGGAAATCC GTCGGCCACCCTGACCCCTGCTGTCATGCAACCAGTTGCTGTCACTAATCCATTCGGAACCCTTCCTGCAATGCCTCAAGTATCAATTGGCCGAACTGGGACTAGTTCTTCTATTCAATATGGAATTTCCAGCATGCCA GTGGTGGAAAAACCTGCTCCTGTCCGTATATCCTCTTTATTGACATCCCGACATTTGTCGCAGAGACGGATTAGGTTGCCTATAAGGAAATATCACCCTAAAAGTGACGCGCCAAAG GTTCCCTTTTTTAGTGAGGATGAAGAAACACCTAGCACGCCAAAGGCTGATGCTCTTTTCATTCCTCGGGAAAATCCAAGGGCTCTGGTTATCCGTCCATCTGAGCAGTGGCCTTCAAGAACTAGCACAGAAAAGCCATCTCCATTGAAGGACACATCTGGAACTGGGCAGGAAAACG GAGGTCCAGTTGAAAATGGTCGTGTGAAGGATCAAACAGATCATGTTAGAGGCAGCCACAAATCAAATGGAGACCATGATGATCACTCTGTTCTGAAAGGTGACTCCTCAATGACACTCAATGGACACAGGGCTGGTGAGGCTGCAATAGTGTATGAGCATGGTGCAGACATTGAGGCACTAATGCCCAAGCTCCGTCACTCCGATTACTACACTGAGCCTAGAATCCAGGAGCTGGCTGCCAAGGAAAGGGCTGAGCCAGGGTTCTGCCGCCGTGTCAAGGACTTCGTCGTGGGGCGGCATGGTTATGGAAGTATCAAGTTCATGGGTGAGACTGATGTTCGACGGCTTGATCTTGAAGCCCTTGTCCAGTTTAACAACCGAGAGGTGATTGTTTACCCGGACGACAACAAGAAACCTCCTATTGGACAAGGTCTCAATAAGCCCGCTGAAGTTACACTTCTTAACATCAAATGTTCTGACAAGAAGACTGGACAACAGTGGACAGAAGGGCCTAAAATTGAGAAGTACAAGGAGATGCTCAAGAAGAAGGCTGAGGATCAAGGTGCTGAGTTTGTGTCGTATGACCCTGTCAAAGGAGTGTGGAAGTTTAAGGTCAGGCACTTCAGTAAGTacaagcttgaagatgaagtTGATGATTGGAATGTATCTGCTGCCTCTGAGTCCTGA
- the LOC104428341 gene encoding nuclear pore complex protein NUP98A isoform X1 produces MFSGTNPFGQSSSSPFGTQSVFGQASNPTNPFAPKPFGSPNPFGTQTGSSMFGGTSTGVFDATQPSSPFSTTPAFGASSSPSFGTSTPAFGASSTPAFGSSSSAFGGSSFFGQKPSFGGFGSTPQTSPFGSTSQPSQPAFGGNVFGSSPTFGASSQSAFGGTSTPAFGSTSTPSFGASTSAFGQASTPAFGSSTPFGSTGTAFGSSTTPGFGTGGAFGTSSAPLFGSSSTPAFGASSAPLFGASSAPAFGASSTPAFGASSTPAFGASSAPAFGASSAPAFGASSSPSFSFGSSPAFGQSTSAFGGSPFGATSSPFGSQIGGQATTPTFGTSGFGQSPFGGQRGGSRVAPYTPTTEADNGSGTQGAGKLESISAMSVYKDKSHEELRWEDYQAGDKGGPNPAGQSAGAIGFGASSSTPSPAFGQSSPFASNTTSNPFASKPFSTGFGSSATPSISPFSSSTASTAPSLFGSTPTPAFGASSSSSIFPTSGPSAFGSSPSVFSSPTMGSSPFASSFTSQSTPLFSSTTPSFGQTGFGQSTSTFGQTASLFGQTTSPFVQTTTPSLGQTNMFNTPTGGFGGSSFPSTSQLPSTTPTGFSPINQSFSTPFQSSQPAQTTSLFSFGHVGQTQTAATGGFGTQNIFGQSNLGNPSATLTPAVMQPVAVTNPFGTLPAMPQVSIGRTGTSSSIQYGISSMPVVEKPAPVRISSLLTSRHLSQRRIRLPIRKYHPKSDAPKVPFFSEDEETPSTPKADALFIPRENPRALVIRPSEQWPSRTSTEKPSPLKDTSGTGQENGGPVENGRVKDQTDHVRGSHKSNGDHDDHSVLKGDSSMTLNGHRAGEAAIVYEHGADIEALMPKLRHSDYYTEPRIQELAAKERAEPGFCRRVKDFVVGRHGYGSIKFMGETDVRRLDLEALVQFNNREVIVYPDDNKKPPIGQGLNKPAEVTLLNIKCSDKKTGQQWTEGPKIEKYKEMLKKKAEDQGAEFVSYDPVKGVWKFKVRHFSKYKLEDEVDDWNVSAASES; encoded by the exons ATGTTCAGCGGAACGAACC CTTTTGGGCAATCATCTAGCAGTCCTTTTGGGACCCAATCAGTCTTTGGGCAGGCAAGTAACCCAACCAATCCTTTTGCCCCAAAACCTTTTGGTAGCCCAAACCCTTTTGGCACTCAAACGGGGAGCTCCATGTTCGGTGGGACTTCAACTGGTGTTTTTGATGCTACTCAACCCTCTTCGCCTTTTTCTACTACGCCTGCCTTTGGTGCTTCATCTTCACCATCTTTTGGAACTTCAACACCCGCTTTTGGTGCATCATCAACTCCTGCTTTTGGGAGCTCTTCCTCAGCTTTCGGTG gatcttctttttttggacaaaagcCTTCTTTTGGTGGGTTTGGTTCGACCCCTCAAACAAGTCCATTTGGAAGCACAAGTCAGCCATCACAGCCAGCATTTGGGGGCAATGTTTTTGGTTCCTCCCCCACTTTTGGTGCATCAAGTCAGTCAGCATTTGGTGGTACTAGTACTCCTGCCTTTGGTTCTACCAGTACACCTTCATTTGGAGCTAGTACATCTGCCTTTGGACAAGCAAGCACTCCTGCCTTTGGTTCAAGCACTCCATTTGGGAGCACAGGCACTGCTTTTGGCTCATCAACCACCCCAGGGTTCGGCACTGGGGGAGCTTTTGGGACTTCCAGTGCACCACTTTTTGGATCTTCAAGTACCCCTGCATTTGGCGCATCCAGTGCTCCTCTATTTGGTGCTTCAAGTGCTCCAGCCTTCGGTGCTTCCAGTACTCCAGCCTTCGGTGCTTCCAGTACTCCAGCCTTCGGGGCTTCCAGTGCTCCAGCCTTCGGGGCTTCCAGTGCTCCAGCCTTCGGGGCTTCTAGTAGTCCATCCTTCAGTTTTGGCTCTTCTCCTGCTTTTGGCCAATCAACCTCTGCATTTGGTGGCAGTCCATTTGGAGCTACATCATCCCCTTTTGGATCCCAGATTG GAGGCCAGGCCACAACACCAACTTTTGGAACTAGTGGTTTCGGACAGTCACCTTTTGGAGGTCAGCGTGGCGGAAGTAGAGTGGCTCCTTACACACCAACAACTGAGGCAGATAATGGCAGTGGAACTCAAGGAGCTGGTAAGCTAGAGTCAATATCGGCAATGTCTGTATATAAGGATAAGAGCCATGAGGAGCTTAGATGGGAGGATTATCAAGCGGGAGATAAAG GTGGACCAAATCCTGCTGGTCAGTCCGCTGGTGCTATTGGCTTTGGtgcttcttcttcaactccTTCACCAGCATTTGGTCAATCATCTCCTTTTGCTTCCAACACAACCTCCAATCCTTTCGCTTCTAAACCCTTCAGTACTGGGTTTGGATCCTCGGCTACACCCAGCATTTCACCTTTCAGTTCTTCAACTGCATCGACTGCACCTTCCTTGTTTGGATCGACTCCAACTCCTGCATTTGGTGCCAGTTCATCATCATCCATCTTTCCTACATCAGGCCCTTCTGCATTTGGTTCATCGCCATCAGTTTTTAGTTCTCCGACTATGGGGAGCTCTCCATTTGCCTCTAGTTTTACCTCTCAGTCCACCCCATTATTTTCATCTACTACGCCATCCTTTGGCCAGACTGGCTTTGGACAGAGCACTTCTACTTTTGGACAGACCGCGTCTCTATTTGGACAGACTACATCTCCTTTTGTTCAGACAACTACTCCTTCGTTGGGTCAAACAAACATGTTCAACACACCTACTGGTGGGTTTGGGGGAAGTTCATTCCCAAGCACTTCACAGCTTCCTTCTACAACTCCCACTGGATTCAGTCCAATAAAT CAGTCCTTCTCGACTCCCTTTCAATCATCTCAACCTGCCCAAACAACCAGTCTTTTTAGCTTTGGTCACGTGGGTCAGACACAAACAG CTGCTACCGGTGGTTTTGGTACCCAAAATATATTTGGCCAGAGCAACCTTGGAAATCC GTCGGCCACCCTGACCCCTGCTGTCATGCAACCAGTTGCTGTCACTAATCCATTCGGAACCCTTCCTGCAATGCCTCAAGTATCAATTGGCCGAACTGGGACTAGTTCTTCTATTCAATATGGAATTTCCAGCATGCCA GTGGTGGAAAAACCTGCTCCTGTCCGTATATCCTCTTTATTGACATCCCGACATTTGTCGCAGAGACGGATTAGGTTGCCTATAAGGAAATATCACCCTAAAAGTGACGCGCCAAAG GTTCCCTTTTTTAGTGAGGATGAAGAAACACCTAGCACGCCAAAGGCTGATGCTCTTTTCATTCCTCGGGAAAATCCAAGGGCTCTGGTTATCCGTCCATCTGAGCAGTGGCCTTCAAGAACTAGCACAGAAAAGCCATCTCCATTGAAGGACACATCTGGAACTGGGCAGGAAAACG GAGGTCCAGTTGAAAATGGTCGTGTGAAGGATCAAACAGATCATGTTAGAGGCAGCCACAAATCAAATGGAGACCATGATGATCACTCTGTTCTGAAAGGTGACTCCTCAATGACACTCAATGGACACAGGGCTGGTGAGGCTGCAATAGTGTATGAGCATGGTGCAGACATTGAGGCACTAATGCCCAAGCTCCGTCACTCCGATTACTACACTGAGCCTAGAATCCAGGAGCTGGCTGCCAAGGAAAGGGCTGAGCCAGGGTTCTGCCGCCGTGTCAAGGACTTCGTCGTGGGGCGGCATGGTTATGGAAGTATCAAGTTCATGGGTGAGACTGATGTTCGACGGCTTGATCTTGAAGCCCTTGTCCAGTTTAACAACCGAGAGGTGATTGTTTACCCGGACGACAACAAGAAACCTCCTATTGGACAAGGTCTCAATAAGCCCGCTGAAGTTACACTTCTTAACATCAAATGTTCTGACAAGAAGACTGGACAACAGTGGACAGAAGGGCCTAAAATTGAGAAGTACAAGGAGATGCTCAAGAAGAAGGCTGAGGATCAAGGTGCTGAGTTTGTGTCGTATGACCCTGTCAAAGGAGTGTGGAAGTTTAAGGTCAGGCACTTCAGTAAGTacaagcttgaagatgaagtTGATGATTGGAATGTATCTGCTGCCTCTGAGTCCTGA